In the Prochlorococcus marinus CUG1438 genome, TGAAAAAGAATTAATTTGGGACTTATCAAAGTCGAATTTTTTATTTATTAAATGACTAGTTGAGAGTTCCCATTTTGTCCAAGCCGCTGCTGCTTTTGATCTAAGGTTTACATCTGAAGATGTTAGATATTTATAAAAAGAACTTATCAAATCATTTCTTTCTTCTTTTGGTATTACAGAAATATATTCTTCAAATTCATCAGGGAATATCTCACTTGCACCATATTGATAAAACCACAATAATTCAAACTTTCTACATAAAAATATTCCTCGTAAAGTTAAGCTCTTAACTCTTGAGGGATTTTTTATTGCATATATAAGTGAAAGTGTTGAGCCCCAAGATCCACCAAACAAATGCCAACTATCTATTTTTAATAGAATCCTTAATTTCTCAATATCATCAACTAAGTGATTAGTGGTATTTTCTCTTAATTCTGAGAAAGGAGTTGAAGAACCGCAACCCCTTTGGTCAAATTGAATAATATCGAACTTATCTGGATCAAAGTATCTTCTATATCTTGGTTGACTTCCTCCCCCTGGGCCTCCATGAATAACTAGTATTTTTTTACCATTTGGATTGCCAGATCTTTCCCAATAAATAGTATGAATATCACTTACTTGTAAAAAACCCTTTTCACGAACTTCAATTTTAGGAAACAAGACTTGATCTTTCATTGTGAAATATTTTTAATTACTTAATAAATCCATATTATCCAAAAAGAAGTCTAGTTTAGAAGTAATTTGTTAAAAAAAAAGGACTGGTTATACAGTCCTTTTTGATATTTGATTTCCTTCTAACAGGATATAAAATTACATATTTTAAAGTCTATTTACTCATAAACCTAGAATACGTGAATTCGGGGATTTCTCTCGATAATTTCAGTCCCTGTTGTCGCTAGTAATTATAAAGCGAAGTCTTATCAGACTAATTGATTGAACTTGAATTTTCGAATAATCCCATTCTCAGGAATACGCTTCCTATATTTTGGAATTTGCTAAATTTCAGGCGGACTATCAATCATTTAGATTGCCTCCGAACTCAACATTTATAAATTACTCCTTTTTATATTTGCAGTAAATCCGTAAATATGCTGATTTACTTTTTTCTTAATTTGTAAGAGAATTTTAATGATCTTTTGTTTTTTATACATAAATATAAAAATTAAAGTCCATAATCCTTAGTTATACAAATTCATAGAGCAAAATAGATTCAATTATTCTTTTAGCACTATCAGAAAGTTTATAATCTTCCAATTTCCACTCAACAAATTTTACACACTCATAAATAGAAGGATTCTTATCCCAGTACTTATGCCACTCTCTAATCCAATCTGCCAAGGCAAAAGTTATTTTTCTCGCAAGCATATTTACCAATCAGGGTAATTAAAATCTTGGCCAATAGGTTCTTCATGAAATTCCCCTTCTTTTATACCTTTATCATATTTTTCAATTATCTTTTTATAAGAAGCTATTGAGGGAACTAAATCTCCTATATATTTGGGTTCCATTGTAATTGATATAATATTTTTAATAATTTATTATTTTATATAAGAATTTAATAAATAGATTATTAATATGCATTATGGATTTCATCAAAAAGAACAAGATCTTAACACTAATGGCTGTTATTGCAGTTTTATCATTTGCATTAGAAAAAGTAGGCATCATACACCCTTAAATTAATTAAGTTTATTTTAAATACTTCCTAATGAAATAAGTAAACCGATACTATTACTGCAAAAATAAGGAATGGAGATAATAATGTAAAGACTAAAGTTGGAAGATTAATCAGCATAAATTTTAAATAAATATACAAATTTAATAAACATCACTTTTAAGCATTTGCAATAAGTAAAATTTAAATTATTACGATATAAAAAAATTTGAATAAAGAAAGATATAAAGAAGAATATGAAGAGGGCTCAGACTTACTATGGCCAAGTGATAAAGAAGATAAAATAACTCGGCAATTTTATAAAGATTTATCTAATCTTACAAAAAACATAAATTATAGTAAAAAGAAAAAGCTAAAACTTTTTGAACAAGTAGTTAGAATAATAAAAGGCAAAGGCTGGGGTTGACTAATATTCAAACTAAAATGAAAAATGTAATGATACTAATTAGAAGTTTTTTTCTTTTAAGACCAAGATTTTTATCCACTATATTTTTTATTCCAATTCTTTATGGAATTGGCTGGGCTTTATCTCTGCCACTTTTATTGTTTAATTTTGAAAAAGATAATTTATCCTTAATTGGTACTATTATTACTTTTTTACTTTTTATCTTTTTACTCCCATATTGGTTTTATATCAAAAGAAATAAATCAAGTGCTTGGATAATTCTTGGGATAACAAAAGACAAATTCTTGAAAAACTTTTTCAATTTTTCTCAAGGTATTTTATTTGCTTTAGTTTTAATAATTCTAATTCTGGTACCACTATTACAAAAAAATTATATTTCTTGGATAGGTGAATTCTCGCCAACAATATTGTTAAATTCTATTTTACTGGGATTAGGTGTTGGATTCGCAGAGGAAATAATTTTTAGAGGCTGGTTACTAGAAGAATTAAAATTTGAATATGGTACAAAAATATCAATAGCTTTACAAGCTATAATTTTTAGCTTCGTTCATAATTTATCAAATGAGATCTTTTGGAACATAGTAGGATTACGTTTGGGATTTATTTTACTTGGGATATTTCTATCATTAGTAAAAATTAGAAATAAAGGCTCTTTATGGAATTGCATAGGAATTCATGGAGGACTTGTGGGTATTTGGTTTTTATTAAATAATGGATTAATAGAATTCAAAGAAAATACGCCTTCTTTTTTAGCAGGGCCTTTTACACAAAATATTCCAAACCCAATCGGAAGCTTTAGTGCAATTTTAATATTATTTTTGTTATGTATTTTTTATACAGTAAAATCAAAAAAAATTTTTACTAGACGTTTTAATTAGATATAAATACCGATTGATTTTTAATTAGTAATTGTCAGATTAGAATAAAGTTTAATACTCATATGAACCTTGAGGCAGGAATAAGATTTATTGTTTTTTTAATAATTTTTGGAGTTACTAACTATCTAATGATGTTGAGAAGATATGAAAACGACATCAAAAAAAAGAAATATTTACAGCAGAAAAAAATTTCCAGGCTATACCCTAAAGGTTCATTTATTTTCTGAAATTAAAAAAAGTTTATGTAGACTTTCCTCACCATTTTTTATTAGTTTTTTGCCAACCTTCATTTAACAATTTTTGCCATAATATTCTTGCTTCTTCAATAACAATTTTTTTTCTAGTTTTCATTAATGGAGGATTTTCTCCATGAATTCCCATAATAATTCCTTCTTCAATAAACATATAATCAATAGATTTATCAGAATTATCTCTATCTTTGTAGAAACGCATCACCCCTACAAAATTAGAGTCAATTAACCAGAAATCATTATTTGTATTCAAAAATCCAAAATGAAATTAAATTAATAATATGCTTTCATTACAATTCGCGAGGGAAATATTTATTTAGTTTATTCATATTTGATATGTTTTTTCTTTTTGTCTACTTTTTTTCAATTCGCCACGTTTTTTCTTAACCTCAACTCTTTTCTTTTGTGATGCTTTAGTGGGTTGGGTATATTTTCTTAATTTAAAAGGTTTATTTAAAGCATTTTTTATTATTGAACTAAATTTCATTAAAGCTAGCTGCCTATTTAATAATTGATTTCTATGTTCTTGAACCGCTAAACGTAAGCTATTATTCACTAATTTGTTTTTCAAGTTTCTCTTAAGAATTTCTTTCTGATAATCATTTAATACTTTGGAATCTTCTAAATTAAAAATAATCTCTACTCTGCTTTCAATTTTATTTACATTTTGCCCTCCAGGACCGGAGGATCTGGAAAATCGCCATTTAATTTCGTTGGATGGTATTACTAATGTTTTAGTAATTTTTAAATCCATTTTTAGTCCTTTTTGATTTAGATCTTTAGAATCATCTCCTTAATACTTTAAAACATAACTTAAAATCGGACGGTAAATACTGGGGGGTTAAGTTGTGTAAACCGAAATTCGGTGTATTTGCCGTATCAATATCTTCGGTATTTATCCTTTCATATTTCAAAGAATTATAAGATATTGAATTTGTACTAATTCAAAGGTCACTTATGTATTCAATGTTTGATCTTCTTTTTGAAACACCTTCATATCGGCCAGTATATGTTATTTCCGATAGTGAAATGAAGGAGTTAAAGAAAAACCAACATCAAGAAGAGCTTGATGAAATTACAAAACAAAAAGTAAGACTTGAAGATGCTTTTAAAGCTCAACTAAAACATCTTGAAGAGAGAGAAAAAGAAGTAAAAAAAGAACTTAAAGTACTCTCAGCCTCAAAAGATAAATAATCTATTTTAGAGAAACTACTTTTTTCAAAGACGGTTAAAAACCGTCTTTTTGAATTCTTTTAATCTTGAGGTATCCATTAAATCCACAGATTTTAAAAATATTTTCCATAATTATAAAATGGACAAGAATAAAGAAAAAATAAGAATGTTTTTACCTTTTAGTTGGTTAATTTGTGCAGCAATATCTTTTGCTTATATAAATTCACATTTAATAAATACCTAACATAAATGTCTTATCCCTCAAGAGACGAAGTACTTGCATCTTCAAAAGGATGGGTAGCTTCTTTTTTAAATTTTCTCCCTGGTTTAGGATCGGGCTACTTATATCAAAGAAGATGGAAACCCTATTTTTTTACCATCACTGCTAGTACTGCATGGTTCGCTTTAGGGTTTTTTTTACAAGGAGATTCAGAACCCTCTCAAAGTGAACAAATAATTGGATTTTCTGGTCTTTTTTTTATATCTATAGTTACAGTTATAGAAGCAAACTTGGCATACAAAAAAGCAAGTAATAAAACAAAAGCTGAAAAAGAGAAAATAATTTCCTCTGAAAAAAAAGGATGGTTTAAATAATTCAAAAAATTAGATCTAAAAAATATTTAATTAGTTCTCAGTTTCTTAATTTAAATAAATAATTACCATAAATGATTTTTAAGATAATTAAAAAATTTTTTTAGTTATAAAAAAATAAAATTTCCTTTTCTTTAAGACCTTCCCATCCCGAATCTATTAATAATTGATTCAATGTTTCTTTATCAAAATGCTTAGAACCCGTTTTGACGCATCTATTTCTCATTGATTTTTTAACACCACTCCTTTGTCTTTTATTCTCCTCATCCATAATTCTATTGTATAGATTTAACATTTTTTGAGGGATTGGAGTACCGTCAAGATCCACTCCATTTTGAATAGCAAGATCAACAGCCTGCATTCCCATTTTCTTCATATATTAAAAAAAAGCTGAAACCATAATAAAACAAAAGTTATTCTTCTCAAATTCTTTGAATAATAATTTATTGATTTTGAATTTCCTTAAGTACTCTAATAGCCTCTTTAATGTGTTCGGGACCATTCAATAAATCTCTAAAAATATGCCTAACCGTACCTTTGCGATCAATAACGTAAGTTACCCTACCATCCATAAAACCTAATACTTTAGGAACTTTAAAATTTTTCCTAAGAGAGTCATTTGTGTCGCAAAGTAGTGGATATTGTAATTTATTTTTATTAGCAAATGCCAAATGACTTGAGGCACTTCCATTACTTACTCCCCAAACTTGCGCACCTAATACTTTAAATAAGTCATATTTATCTCTAAATCCGCAAACTTCTATAGTGCAACCTGGGGTATCATCTTTTGGATAAAAAAACAAAACAAGGGGACTTTTTAATCCCTTATTTGATCTTTTAACTCCATTTTGATCCAGTAAAGAAAATTCTGGAATTTTATCTCCAATCTGCACAATAATATATATAAAATTACATATTAGAGGTTAATGTGTTTTTATTGTGGCCTTCAAAGTAAATAACTAATATTAAAGTCAGTTTTTTTGTTTTAAAATATACTAAAAAATTATTGAAATAAACTAGGGTGGATTTGTTAATTCAATAATATGGAATTAATAATTTATATTTTTTTATTTCTTCTTCTTTTTTTAGGAGTTATTTTTAATTTAAAAATAAATAATTTTAAAAAAGTTAAAGAAATACGAAACAAAGCTAAAGATTATTCAAAAAAGAATAATTAAATATTTATTGCTAAGATTAAAATTCAATTTTTTCATTTGGAGTAAATACTGAGCAATATTTTTTTACTAGGTCCTTTGGCTGACTAGTGGAAGAATTCGTTAATTTTAATTTTAGTTTTTCTATAGCCTCATTAGCATTAATCTCACCCAGTCGATATCTTGCACACGTATCCAATACTTTAAACATTTTTGTAGTAACAGCTTCAGCTGGATAAATTAGAAAAAAAAAGTAAAAAACAACAAATAAGTATTTCATTTTTTTTTTAATAGTAAATATTTAGCAAATAGTTTCAATAATTTAGAAAAAAAATTAATTTAGAAAAAGATTAAAATTTAATAGAATAATCTAATTTAAGTAGAATCTATGATTGCTATAAAATAATAATAAAAGAAATTAAGATAAAATAAGTGATAGTAATAAATAATCTCGGTGCAAATGAGAAAATTAATTGATAGACATAAAACTCTTATAAATTGGTACCAAAAAAAATTCAAATTGAGTGATTATCAATTACTTTGGTTAGTGTTCTTTAAAGGAGTATTAATAACAATAATATTTTTCAAAATTTTTTAATATTAAAAAAGCTGTTCCGAGAATGAAATATTCAGATGATTTGACTATATTTAATAGTAGATTTCCTAATTAGTTAAATAGTTATCAGTTATGAATATTTTTGGTGTAGGTTTGCCTGAGGTTACTGTAATACTTATCTTAGCTCTTTTAATTTTTGGTCCAAAAAAGCTTCCAGAATTAGGAAAACAGCTTGGTAAAACTTTGAAAAGTCTTAAAAAAGCGTCGAATGAGTTTCAAAATGAAATCGACCAAGTTATGAACGAAGAAGATAAAGATGAATCTCCTAAATCTATAGAAAGCAATCAAACCAACGAAATTAATCAAGAAAAAATAGATTCATAAAAAAGCAAAAAATAATATCTTGGATAGGCCCATAACCCCCATAGACGAATTTGAAAGAGCATTAGAGAAAGCAGCTCTTACTAAAGAAGAATATGAATTGATAGACTACATCCGCTATACAAGTGTTTTTACACAACCTAGTCTTATTAAAGATTTAAAAAGGCCATCAAAACCTCCTCTTTTGTCAGTTCTATGTCAAATTTGCAGAAAAATTGGTTCGGAGATGCCAGATCATTTCAAAAAAGTAATTGAGTGGTCAATTGAAATAAGTGATCACAATACAAAATGGGATGCTCATTTAATTTGTGCAGAAGCATTAAATATAGACAAAACCCCATTAAGTCCTATTCATGGAACAACTTTATTTGATGTTCTTGTTGTACACAAAGAATTATTTCTTGGCTTTGATTGAATTAAATTAAATTAATCATCTAAAGGCACAGAATCAGTATCTATAACTTCCGAATCATCATACTTATTTATTTTATTTTCAATCCAGTTATTTATATAACTAACTAAAGGCAATGAACCTCTAAAAATAAAAATAGAGGTAGGCAAAGCGCTTAATAATCCGACTACAGGACTTTTAAAAAGTAATCTTCCTGCTTTTATGTTAAATAAAATAATAAGCGCTGAGGGGACTATAACTTTAACTACTGTTTTGAGCGCCTCAAGCCAACCAACACGATATATCCACCATATTAAAGTTATGCCAACTATATAGAGAAATAAGTATGTCATAAAAATAGTATAATGATTATCTATTTATCTTGTTCTTACTAAGAAAAAGATTTTATAAATTTCTTTTACATCAATCAATCAAATTCTAGTAATGAGTTTTTCTGAAATAAGAAAATTTTTAATTAAAATGCAATCTGATGAAGACTTAAAAAAGCAGGTTACTACATCCTCTACAGCGGATGATGTAGCCCTAATAGGTCAACGCTTAGGATATGACTTTTCAGGAGATGATCTCTTAAGATTTAATGGACAAAAAGTTGATAAAGTTACTGTAAGGAAGGTAGATCATCCAGGAGAATACCACTAATTTAAGACTTAACCCATATTGCAAGCCCTCCGCCCCTGCCTCGAGCACACAACCAACTATCTTTAGTACTAATTCCTATAAGAGAGAAAAAAGGCATTTTTTTATCTTCAGGTTTTTTTAATTCCTTATTAAATATTGGAAAATTACTAATACTAATTTTCAATTCTTTAAAATAAAAGGCCAACAAAGGTCTAACCCCTTTTAATTTTGCGCTGCCTATAAAGGTAATTTTTAATAATCCGAAATTAATTGAATTTTTTATTTCATAATTTATTTGATCTTTTTTATTTTTAATTTTCAATTCGAGCCTAGCCGACAATACTTGGAGAATCGAACTGGATATATTTTTGATTTCATCTGAGTCCTTTCCCCATACATACTTAAACTTCCATATTCCTAACAATTCCTCATATACTATTCCGCTACCATTTTTTTGAGAATTTTTTTCTAATAGTTTTATTTCATTGATTTCAGGAAAGTTTTTCATAATAGCAATAATCTAAGAATCAAATAATAAGATAACTTCATAAAAAATCGTCTTAGTTAAAAAATCCCTTCAAAAATATTTCTGTGTTTCAATATATTTCTAAAAAAATAATTTTTTGGCACACATAAGGAACAAGATCTCGTTAATATGTTTACATAAAGTAACTAAACTTATGGATTTCATTTCTAAAAGCCAGGGATACATACCTTTAAAAGCAGTCCCTTACATCTTTTTCCTGGCTGTTGTACTAAGTATTACAACTTCAACTAATACATTTGTTTAAAACTAATCAGTTTTACAAGAAGAGTAAAGTTAATATTTAATGCAAAAATTTGATGTTGTAATTATTGGTAGTGGAATAGGAGGTTTATGTTGTGGCTCGATTCTTGCTTTATCAGGCAAAAAAGTTCTTATATGCGAAGCACATACCCAGCCCGGTGGAGTTGCTCATAGTTTCAAAAGAAAAGGTTACACTTTCGAATCAGGTCCTTCATTGTGGAGTGGAATAGGTAAATGGCCGACAACTAATCCCTTAGGGCAAATTCTTAAATTGCTTGATGAAGAAGTTGAACTATTTCAATACAAAGGTTGGAAAGTAATTATCCCAGAAGGCAATTTTAATCTTGATGTAGGGGAAGAACCGTTTAAACAAATAATAAAAAATTTAAGAGGTGAGAAATCCGTTAAAGAATGGGAGTCATTTATTTCCGGAGTAAAACCTCTTAGTCAAATAATAAATGAAATACCTTTACTCTCATTTTCTCCCGATTCAATTAATTTCCTGGATCTAATAAACTTAACCTCAAAATTTTTACCTAATATCAAGCAAATACCAAAAATTAATAAGGGCTTTGGGAATTTAGTAAATAATCATCTAGAGGATCCTTTTCTCAGAAATTGGGTTGATTTATTGAGCTTTTTGATAAGTGGTATGTCAATGCATGATACAAATACAGCTGCGATGGCTACTTTGTTTAACGAATGGTTTGAACCAAATTCATACCTTGAATATCCTAAAGGAGGTGGTGAATCTATCGTAAAAGCCTTAATTAATGGATTTAAAAAAAATGGAGGAGAATTAATTCTCTCTTCGAGAGTAAAGACAATTAACTTCAATAAAAATTTAGCGACTGGTATAACTCTTAATAATGGTTCTAGTTATAGTTGTGAATTTGTTGTGACCAATACTGATGTTTGGAATTTTAAAAAGTTAATTCCAAATGAAATTTCAAAAAAATGGAATCCAAAAGTTTTGAACCCTAATAAATGTGGTTCTTTCCTTCATATACATCTAGGTTTTGATGCTGATGGTCTTGAAGACTTGCCAATACATGCGATACATGTTGATGAATGGGAAAAAGGTATAACTGCAGAGAGAAATATAGCTGTATTTTCAATCCCATCTGTTTTAGATAAAAATATGGCCCCTAAAGGGAAACATATTCTTCATGGATATACTCCCGCAAATGAACCTTGGGAAATTTGGGAAAACCTAAATCCAAAGGAATTAGCATATAGAAATTTGAAAGAAGAAAGATGTTCAATATTTCTTAAGGCAGTACGAAAATTCATACCTGACATAGATGCAAGGATTGATTTAAAGATGCTGGGAACCCCAATCACTCATAAAAAATTTACCAATACCTATTGCGGCAGTTATGGTCCTGCATTATCTGCAGCAAAAGGTCTTTTCCCAGGTTGCAAAACTCCAGTGAAAAATTTATTTACTTGCGGTGCAAGTACATTTCCAGGTATTGGAATTCCTGCTGTTTCAGCAAGTGGTGCTTACGCAGCTGAAAAAATTATTGGTAAAAAAGAATTTAAAACTCTTCTTAAGAAAATAAATTTATGAATCAAGTCCTTTTTAACTCTAAAAATACTTAGTTAAGAAATAAGAATAAAGAAAGCAATAACGTTCAATAATGATAATCTTTATCTGAACATAAACTTAACTTATAGCTCTGATATGTTTTTCTTATCAATTCCTCAAGCCTGGCATTTAGTTGGTACTTGGTCAGAACAACTTCCAAACGAGTCAAATCTTATAGGAATGGGCCAAACAGAATTAATGATGACTTTACATTCAATATTTGTTCCCCTCTTACTTGTAATTTCATATTACCTATTCAATCGACTTAATAAAAACGAATCAAAAAAAATTAAAGGGTGATCGTTCTAAGGTTTATTTAGCTGAACTTCTTCTAACTACTTTTCTGCCTGTAGAAGTATCAACTCCGCTTGAATCTTTAGTTTGTGAGTTAGCTTGTACATTATCAATATCACTCTTATCCATCTCTGCGCAAACACCTACTACCATGGCAGCCTGCATT is a window encoding:
- a CDS encoding DUF1651 domain-containing protein — protein: MNTNNDFWLIDSNFVGVMRFYKDRDNSDKSIDYMFIEEGIIMGIHGENPPLMKTRKKIVIEEARILWQKLLNEGWQKTNKKW
- a CDS encoding DUF4090 family protein, which gives rise to MKKMGMQAVDLAIQNGVDLDGTPIPQKMLNLYNRIMDEENKRQRSGVKKSMRNRCVKTGSKHFDKETLNQLLIDSGWEGLKEKEILFFYN
- a CDS encoding FAD-dependent oxidoreductase, with protein sequence MQKFDVVIIGSGIGGLCCGSILALSGKKVLICEAHTQPGGVAHSFKRKGYTFESGPSLWSGIGKWPTTNPLGQILKLLDEEVELFQYKGWKVIIPEGNFNLDVGEEPFKQIIKNLRGEKSVKEWESFISGVKPLSQIINEIPLLSFSPDSINFLDLINLTSKFLPNIKQIPKINKGFGNLVNNHLEDPFLRNWVDLLSFLISGMSMHDTNTAAMATLFNEWFEPNSYLEYPKGGGESIVKALINGFKKNGGELILSSRVKTINFNKNLATGITLNNGSSYSCEFVVTNTDVWNFKKLIPNEISKKWNPKVLNPNKCGSFLHIHLGFDADGLEDLPIHAIHVDEWEKGITAERNIAVFSIPSVLDKNMAPKGKHILHGYTPANEPWEIWENLNPKELAYRNLKEERCSIFLKAVRKFIPDIDARIDLKMLGTPITHKKFTNTYCGSYGPALSAAKGLFPGCKTPVKNLFTCGASTFPGIGIPAVSASGAYAAEKIIGKKEFKTLLKKINL
- the pip gene encoding prolyl aminopeptidase codes for the protein MKDQVLFPKIEVREKGFLQVSDIHTIYWERSGNPNGKKILVIHGGPGGGSQPRYRRYFDPDKFDIIQFDQRGCGSSTPFSELRENTTNHLVDDIEKLRILLKIDSWHLFGGSWGSTLSLIYAIKNPSRVKSLTLRGIFLCRKFELLWFYQYGASEIFPDEFEEYISVIPKEERNDLISSFYKYLTSSDVNLRSKAAAAWTKWELSTSHLINKKFDFDKSQINSFSDAFARIECHYFVNNIFLEDNFILKNIEIIESISTKIIQGRYDVVCPVRSAWDLNKKLKNSELIIVNDAGHSMSEKGISIELIKAVKGI
- a CDS encoding TIGR03894 family protein is translated as MAVDRELLKEVTQELWNTVKKLRPEIDRQTRLQLVLKALLTIGDLPDQMQAAMVVGVCAEMDKSDIDNVQANSQTKDSSGVDTSTGRKVVRRSSAK
- a CDS encoding CPBP family intramembrane metalloprotease produces the protein MKNVMILIRSFFLLRPRFLSTIFFIPILYGIGWALSLPLLLFNFEKDNLSLIGTIITFLLFIFLLPYWFYIKRNKSSAWIILGITKDKFLKNFFNFSQGILFALVLIILILVPLLQKNYISWIGEFSPTILLNSILLGLGVGFAEEIIFRGWLLEELKFEYGTKISIALQAIIFSFVHNLSNEIFWNIVGLRLGFILLGIFLSLVKIRNKGSLWNCIGIHGGLVGIWFLLNNGLIEFKENTPSFLAGPFTQNIPNPIGSFSAILILFLLCIFYTVKSKKIFTRRFN
- a CDS encoding peroxiredoxin yields the protein MQIGDKIPEFSLLDQNGVKRSNKGLKSPLVLFFYPKDDTPGCTIEVCGFRDKYDLFKVLGAQVWGVSNGSASSHLAFANKNKLQYPLLCDTNDSLRKNFKVPKVLGFMDGRVTYVIDRKGTVRHIFRDLLNGPEHIKEAIRVLKEIQNQ
- the arfB gene encoding aminoacyl-tRNA hydrolase encodes the protein MDLKITKTLVIPSNEIKWRFSRSSGPGGQNVNKIESRVEIIFNLEDSKVLNDYQKEILKRNLKNKLVNNSLRLAVQEHRNQLLNRQLALMKFSSIIKNALNKPFKLRKYTQPTKASQKKRVEVKKKRGELKKSRQKEKTYQI
- a CDS encoding TatA/E family twin arginine-targeting protein translocase, producing MNIFGVGLPEVTVILILALLIFGPKKLPELGKQLGKTLKSLKKASNEFQNEIDQVMNEEDKDESPKSIESNQTNEINQEKIDS
- a CDS encoding non-structural protein (NS2)-like protein; translation: MKYLFVVFYFFFLIYPAEAVTTKMFKVLDTCARYRLGEINANEAIEKLKLKLTNSSTSQPKDLVKKYCSVFTPNEKIEF
- a CDS encoding Nif11-like leader peptide family natural product precursor: MSFSEIRKFLIKMQSDEDLKKQVTTSSTADDVALIGQRLGYDFSGDDLLRFNGQKVDKVTVRKVDHPGEYH